A window from Phaeocystidibacter marisrubri encodes these proteins:
- the purN gene encoding phosphoribosylglycinamide formyltransferase, producing MSRNIVIFASGSGSNAEQIVNYFREKESVKIVAFFTNNASAGVIERGRRLGIPTVVFGPEAQKSGAVLQMMVDLKTDLIVLAGYLKLIPSEWVSAYPNKIVNIHPALLPKHGGKGMYGMNVHRAVVENGDTESGITIHFVNDKYDEGQVIFQASTAVESFDTPEDVQRKVQVLEHKHFPAEIEKLLS from the coding sequence ATGAGTCGTAATATAGTCATTTTCGCCTCTGGTTCAGGCTCCAACGCTGAACAGATTGTGAATTATTTTCGAGAAAAAGAAAGTGTAAAGATTGTGGCATTCTTTACAAATAATGCCTCAGCAGGGGTGATTGAAAGGGGTCGCCGACTCGGAATTCCGACCGTTGTGTTCGGACCAGAAGCCCAAAAGTCGGGTGCGGTACTCCAAATGATGGTGGATTTGAAGACCGATTTGATCGTTTTGGCCGGATATCTCAAACTGATCCCATCAGAGTGGGTAAGTGCCTACCCCAACAAAATCGTCAATATACACCCCGCTCTTCTTCCTAAGCACGGAGGCAAAGGCATGTATGGAATGAATGTTCACCGTGCGGTGGTGGAGAATGGCGATACGGAGTCTGGCATCACAATTCATTTTGTGAACGATAAATACGACGAAGGTCAGGTGATTTTCCAAGCCTCAACGGCTGTGGAGTCCTTTGACACTCCTGAAGATGTTCAGCGCAAGGTGCAGGTTCTAGAGCACAAGCACTTTCCCGCAGAAATTGAAAAGTTGCTGTCGTAA
- the atpA gene encoding F0F1 ATP synthase subunit alpha: MAEVKPAEISAILRQQLSGFSSETEMQEVGTVLTVGDGIARAFGLQNAQAGELVEFVNGLQGIVLNLEEDNVGIVLLGGSEGIKEGSTVKRTGKIASINVGEGMLGRVVDTLGNPIDGKGPIEGDLYQMPLERKAPGVIYRQPVTEPLQTGIKSIDAMIPVGRGQRELIIGDRQTGKTTVAIDTIINQKEFYDKGEPVYCIYVAVGQKGSTVAGIAKTLEEKGAMAYTTIVASNASDPAPMQFYAPFAGAAIGEFFRDTGRPALIIYDDLSKQAVAYREVSLLLRRPPGREAYPGDVFYLHSRLLERAAKVIADDTIASQMNDLPESLRPLVKGGGSLTALPIIETQAGDVSAYIPTNVISITDGQIFLESDLFNSGVRPAINVGISVSRVGGNAQIKPMKKVSGTLKLDQAQFRELEAFAKFGSDLDAATMSVINKGRRNVEILKQAVNSPLSVEKQVAIIYLGTKALLNKVPVDRIREFEVAFLEFMESKHKDVLDAIASGKWGDDQSKVIESAAREVLPNYEG; encoded by the coding sequence ATGGCAGAAGTAAAGCCCGCTGAAATTTCAGCAATCCTGCGCCAGCAACTATCAGGATTTAGTTCCGAAACCGAAATGCAAGAAGTGGGGACAGTCCTCACGGTAGGTGACGGTATCGCCCGTGCATTTGGTCTACAAAACGCCCAAGCCGGTGAACTCGTTGAGTTCGTAAACGGTCTTCAGGGTATCGTCCTCAACTTGGAGGAAGATAACGTAGGTATCGTATTGCTTGGCGGCTCAGAAGGAATCAAAGAAGGTTCAACGGTAAAGCGAACTGGTAAAATTGCCTCTATCAATGTTGGTGAAGGTATGCTCGGTCGCGTTGTTGATACTTTGGGTAACCCCATTGACGGTAAAGGTCCAATCGAAGGAGATCTTTATCAGATGCCTCTAGAGCGTAAGGCTCCAGGTGTTATCTACCGTCAGCCAGTAACAGAACCACTTCAAACGGGTATCAAGTCTATTGACGCGATGATTCCAGTGGGACGTGGACAACGTGAGTTGATCATTGGTGACCGTCAGACAGGTAAGACTACCGTGGCGATTGATACCATCATCAACCAAAAAGAATTCTACGACAAAGGTGAGCCTGTTTACTGTATCTACGTTGCTGTAGGTCAGAAGGGTTCTACTGTAGCCGGTATCGCTAAAACTCTTGAAGAGAAAGGCGCAATGGCTTATACTACGATCGTTGCATCAAATGCATCTGATCCAGCTCCAATGCAGTTCTACGCTCCATTTGCTGGTGCTGCTATCGGTGAGTTCTTCCGCGATACGGGTCGCCCTGCATTGATCATCTATGATGACCTTTCTAAGCAGGCAGTAGCTTACCGTGAGGTATCTCTACTTCTTCGTCGTCCTCCAGGACGTGAGGCTTACCCAGGTGACGTATTCTATCTTCACAGCCGCCTTCTTGAGCGCGCTGCGAAAGTGATTGCGGATGATACCATCGCATCTCAAATGAACGACTTGCCAGAATCTCTTCGCCCATTGGTGAAAGGTGGCGGTTCATTGACTGCACTTCCAATCATCGAAACACAGGCAGGTGACGTTTCTGCTTACATCCCGACCAACGTAATTTCCATTACTGACGGTCAGATCTTCTTGGAGTCTGACTTGTTTAACTCTGGTGTTCGTCCGGCGATTAACGTTGGTATCTCTGTATCACGTGTAGGTGGTAACGCGCAAATCAAGCCGATGAAGAAGGTATCTGGTACCTTGAAGCTTGACCAAGCGCAGTTCCGTGAATTGGAAGCGTTCGCGAAGTTCGGTTCTGACCTCGACGCAGCTACCATGTCTGTGATTAACAAGGGTCGCCGTAACGTAGAAATCTTGAAGCAAGCGGTAAATTCTCCGCTTTCCGTAGAGAAGCAAGTGGCGATCATTTACTTGGGTACAAAGGCTTTGTTGAACAAGGTTCCAGTAGATCGCATTCGTGAATTCGAAGTTGCTTTCTTGGAATTCATGGAAAGCAAGCACAAGGATGTACTCGATGCAATCGCTTCAGGTAAGTGGGGCGACGATCAATCTAAAGTGATTGAGTCGGCTGCTCGTGAGGTACTTCCAAACTACGAAGGTTAA
- a CDS encoding F0F1 ATP synthase subunit B, whose translation MDLVTPGLGLIVWTTIVFLILVFLLAKFAWKPILGAVKTREAAIEDALKSAQRAREDLKNLQADNEKILKEAREERDQILKEGRQMRDKMVADAKGLASEEADRMIAAAKEQIHHEKMAAVTELKNQVAALSIEMAEKILRAELKDQKAQTEMVERLVDDVKLN comes from the coding sequence ATGGATTTAGTAACTCCAGGCCTCGGCCTCATTGTTTGGACAACTATTGTATTCCTCATCTTGGTTTTCCTTCTTGCAAAGTTTGCATGGAAGCCTATCCTTGGTGCGGTTAAAACTCGTGAAGCTGCCATTGAGGATGCTTTGAAAAGTGCTCAACGTGCTCGCGAGGACCTCAAGAACCTTCAAGCAGACAACGAAAAGATTTTGAAAGAAGCTCGTGAGGAGCGCGATCAAATCTTAAAAGAAGGTCGCCAGATGCGCGACAAAATGGTAGCAGACGCTAAAGGTCTTGCATCTGAAGAAGCAGATCGCATGATTGCAGCGGCTAAAGAGCAGATCCACCATGAGAAGATGGCTGCAGTTACCGAGTTGAAGAATCAAGTAGCAGCTCTATCTATTGAGATGGCTGAGAAGATTCTTCGTGCTGAATTGAAAGACCAAAAAGCTCAAACTGAAATGGTAGAGCGTTTGGTTGACGATGTAAAATTGAACTAA
- a CDS encoding M23 family metallopeptidase, translated as MDKSEKKKARIEKLRNKYRLVILNDDTFEEKISLKLSRLNVFLLTGLSIVLLISLTAILIAYTPLREYIPGYASTSLKRQADYLALTTDSLEQKIHIQQQYLDNIRRILSGDTLETPLADTNVVVSEASLSEDITPADSALRAFADEEDRFNLNTALQDINTFTFFAPVKGLVSGTFNPEINHLAVDVVAPRNTPIKACLDGVVLFADWTVETGHVIIVQHTENLISVYKHNSALLKVQGDLIQSGEALAIIGNSGEQSTGPHLHFELWHNGIPVDPQNYISF; from the coding sequence ATGGATAAGAGCGAAAAGAAAAAAGCGAGGATCGAGAAGCTCCGGAACAAATATCGCTTAGTGATATTAAATGACGATACCTTTGAAGAAAAGATATCGCTAAAACTAAGTCGATTAAACGTTTTCTTGCTCACGGGATTGTCCATCGTGCTGTTGATTTCACTCACGGCTATTCTCATTGCTTACACTCCGCTTCGCGAATACATTCCCGGTTACGCCAGCACTTCGCTTAAACGTCAGGCAGATTATTTAGCCCTGACCACCGATAGCTTGGAGCAAAAGATTCACATTCAACAGCAATACCTAGATAATATTCGCAGAATTCTAAGTGGAGATACACTTGAAACCCCTTTGGCTGACACCAACGTGGTGGTGAGTGAGGCTAGCTTGAGTGAAGACATTACCCCCGCCGATTCCGCTTTGCGCGCTTTTGCTGATGAAGAAGATCGGTTCAACTTGAACACTGCACTGCAGGACATCAACACCTTTACCTTCTTTGCCCCAGTAAAAGGACTGGTGAGTGGAACTTTTAACCCAGAGATTAATCACTTAGCAGTAGATGTGGTGGCTCCAAGGAATACCCCCATCAAAGCCTGTTTAGACGGGGTGGTTCTCTTTGCTGATTGGACGGTAGAAACCGGGCACGTAATCATCGTTCAGCACACCGAAAACCTCATTTCTGTCTACAAGCACAACTCGGCATTGTTAAAAGTACAGGGCGATCTCATTCAATCGGGAGAAGCTTTGGCGATTATTGGAAACAGCGGAGAACAGTCTACGGGTCCACACCTTCACTTTGAGCTGTGGCACAATGGGATTCCCGTAGATCCTCAGAACTATATTTCCTTCTAA
- a CDS encoding acyl carrier protein has product MSDIAARVKAIIVDKLGVDENEVTIEASFTNDLGADSLDTVELIMEFEKEFDIQIPDDQAENIATVGQAVAYIEEAKS; this is encoded by the coding sequence ATGTCAGACATTGCAGCAAGAGTTAAAGCAATCATCGTAGACAAGTTGGGCGTCGACGAGAACGAAGTAACAATTGAAGCTTCATTCACCAACGATCTCGGTGCGGATTCACTTGACACCGTAGAATTGATTATGGAATTCGAAAAAGAATTCGATATTCAAATCCCTGATGATCAGGCTGAAAACATCGCAACAGTAGGTCAAGCTGTCGCTTACATCGAAGAAGCTAAATCGTAA
- the atpB gene encoding F0F1 ATP synthase subunit A, with protein sequence MQQKSVLLTLTLALLGFSSAVYANGHESSIHEDTTHQAEAMHEEHADAASHDHTSAHAEEEKFNVNEMIMHHIKDNHSWHILDYEGDNGEMHAVSVPLPIILWTNDGLVTFMSSKFHHDETGHHVAEVNGQRFVNVHDKIYYASEVQNTHGGWYDLDEEGHPINEMPLDFSITKNVFSLLLAAVLLLLIFFSTARFYKKNGASAPKGLASFMEPLIVFVRDDIAKDNIGGKHYERFVPFLLTLFFFIWLNNLLGLVPFFPGGANLTGNIAVTMVLALFTFFVVNFNGKKDYWLHIFWMPGVPVFVRPILAVVEFVGIFTKPFALMLRLFANITAGHILVLSLIGLIFILQSAAVSALSIPLTLFISTLELLVAALQAYIFAMLTALFIGAAVEEHDHH encoded by the coding sequence ATGCAACAAAAGTCTGTTTTACTGACACTTACACTCGCGTTACTTGGATTTAGTAGCGCAGTTTACGCGAACGGCCACGAGTCGTCTATTCACGAAGACACCACTCATCAAGCAGAGGCAATGCATGAAGAGCACGCAGACGCGGCTTCTCATGACCACACTTCTGCCCACGCTGAGGAGGAAAAGTTCAACGTGAACGAAATGATTATGCACCACATCAAGGACAACCACTCTTGGCACATCCTTGACTATGAAGGTGACAATGGAGAGATGCACGCTGTGAGCGTACCGCTTCCTATTATCTTGTGGACAAACGACGGCTTGGTGACTTTCATGTCAAGTAAATTTCACCACGATGAAACGGGTCATCACGTTGCTGAGGTAAACGGTCAACGATTCGTGAATGTTCACGACAAAATCTACTACGCATCTGAAGTGCAAAACACTCACGGAGGCTGGTATGATCTCGACGAGGAAGGTCATCCTATCAATGAGATGCCACTCGACTTCTCTATTACAAAGAACGTATTCTCCCTCTTGTTGGCAGCTGTATTGTTGTTGTTGATTTTCTTCTCAACAGCTCGCTTTTACAAGAAAAATGGGGCTTCAGCTCCAAAGGGCTTAGCGTCTTTTATGGAGCCTCTAATTGTATTCGTACGTGACGATATCGCCAAGGATAATATTGGTGGTAAGCACTACGAGCGCTTTGTTCCATTCTTGTTGACTTTGTTCTTCTTTATATGGTTGAACAACTTGTTGGGACTCGTTCCATTCTTCCCAGGCGGTGCTAACCTTACGGGTAACATTGCGGTTACTATGGTATTGGCACTCTTCACTTTCTTTGTTGTGAATTTCAACGGTAAGAAAGACTACTGGCTTCACATCTTCTGGATGCCGGGTGTACCTGTGTTCGTTCGCCCTATTCTCGCGGTGGTTGAATTCGTGGGAATCTTCACCAAGCCATTTGCATTGATGCTTCGTTTGTTTGCGAACATCACTGCGGGTCACATCCTCGTATTGAGTTTGATTGGCTTGATCTTCATCTTGCAATCTGCAGCCGTTTCTGCCTTGTCTATTCCATTGACTCTATTTATTAGTACGTTGGAATTGTTGGTGGCAGCGCTACAAGCATACATTTTTGCCATGTTGACTGCCTTGTTCATTGGAGCAGCGGTAGAAGAACATGACCATCATTAA
- the atpE gene encoding ATP synthase F0 subunit C, protein MTGTLAAIGAGLAVIGVGLGIGRIGGSAMDAMARQPEASGKIQTAMIIAAALIEGAGLFGIVVGLLGL, encoded by the coding sequence ATGACAGGTACATTAGCAGCAATTGGAGCAGGTCTAGCCGTAATCGGTGTAGGTCTTGGTATTGGTCGTATTGGCGGTTCAGCAATGGACGCTATGGCACGTCAACCAGAAGCTTCTGGTAAAATCCAAACTGCTATGATTATCGCAGCCGCACTTATCGAGGGTGCTGGTCTTTTCGGTATCGTAGTAGGTCTCTTGGGTCTCTAA
- a CDS encoding AtpZ/AtpI family protein, with protein MPDQKPPKKQLNPYARLTGVGIQMGVTIGLGAYGGIKLDELWGIEPTLTIILSLTGVFASLYLVYREVKDINDD; from the coding sequence ATGCCGGATCAGAAGCCACCAAAGAAACAGCTTAACCCATATGCTCGGCTAACGGGCGTAGGCATTCAGATGGGTGTAACCATAGGGCTTGGCGCTTATGGAGGCATTAAGCTGGATGAACTATGGGGAATTGAACCCACCCTAACCATCATCTTAAGTCTTACCGGTGTTTTTGCCAGTTTGTACCTCGTTTACCGCGAGGTGAAAGACATAAACGACGACTAA
- a CDS encoding bactofilin family protein, with product MITSAKKNPEQAQASNRILLGTEIEGDLKSNGDFRIDGVVKGNINIAGKLVIGEKGKVEGEVVCANANISGLLKGKVHVKELLHLEKTAVVKGDVITAKLAVEPGAELSGTCSMGSVVREMKKDAGSEATKETA from the coding sequence ATGATCACTTCAGCAAAGAAAAATCCAGAACAAGCCCAAGCGAGTAACCGAATTCTTCTCGGTACCGAGATTGAAGGTGATCTCAAGTCAAACGGCGATTTCCGCATCGACGGGGTTGTGAAGGGCAACATCAATATTGCCGGGAAACTCGTTATTGGCGAAAAGGGAAAAGTAGAAGGAGAGGTTGTTTGCGCCAATGCGAACATTTCTGGACTTCTCAAGGGAAAGGTTCACGTGAAGGAACTTCTCCACCTTGAAAAAACCGCCGTTGTTAAAGGCGATGTGATCACCGCGAAATTGGCCGTTGAGCCCGGAGCAGAACTATCTGGAACCTGTAGTATGGGTTCGGTGGTTCGTGAAATGAAGAAGGATGCCGGATCAGAAGCCACCAAAGAAACAGCTTAA
- a CDS encoding DUF6168 family protein, with protein MVKKAVLYTTIFTAVLAGLHAWVIQSTGVEWKFIYTHLLLWVLSVGLYLFLGFILKSDISKAGFAFIAGTSIQMFSFIIFMLPTLLSAEGNEVSVALHFMIPFLIYLGIEAFWAMRIFGEEKK; from the coding sequence ATGGTAAAGAAGGCTGTCCTTTACACCACTATTTTTACGGCAGTACTCGCCGGACTTCACGCTTGGGTTATTCAATCCACAGGAGTTGAATGGAAGTTCATCTACACCCATTTATTATTGTGGGTTCTTTCTGTAGGGCTCTATCTCTTCCTCGGTTTCATTCTGAAAAGTGACATCTCAAAAGCGGGTTTTGCGTTTATCGCTGGAACCAGCATCCAGATGTTTTCCTTTATCATCTTCATGCTTCCGACCTTACTTTCTGCCGAAGGCAATGAGGTATCGGTAGCCCTCCACTTCATGATTCCCTTCCTTATCTACTTGGGTATAGAGGCCTTCTGGGCCATGCGCATCTTCGGTGAAGAAAAAAAGTAG
- the porW gene encoding type IX secretion system periplasmic lipoprotein PorW/SprE yields MRIYKVSFVVLIAGLVFSSCSRTKDNFFSRTYHQMTSKFNPLFNGEQAYLQGYTTLKTGHVNNYDDIIELYPFGSAEQAQSVVPQMDRAIEKAVKVIREHSMNIGGKQKNPYVIDAYLLMAKAYFMKQDYFKGLEAFNYIMQKFPESEQAIEARLWAGRANTRIESEYGARKEFEELYRDRDVSDRLKPHVYASFAELEIKYNNYEEAINLLNEALDADPDREDRVRWRYALGQLYERMKFRQEASDAFEKVVRDHPADYEFYLNAQLMRALNYDVDLGNVMAVYDDLEDMAKDDKNTEYRDRIYYIMALLALEDQDYMKAEESLKKSVRLSEGNNEQRGLSYAKLAEINFDFRAYVPAQAYYDTAFSTLPRTHSLFPKVERFRSSLSDLVNQINTIETNDSLIRLAGMSITQQRAIFEEYIANLKEREEAAAERERNLALNRALAQESAAMGTGPTAGLGTGTWYFYNETTRSSGVGEFTSFWGRRELTDNWRQAAKASSAIQVASNEGEGEESEGNPDDEVKSGTPTGEQKYNIDAYLAQVPKSEESIEALHLENQDAYIRLASIYQQEIEDEQEAVNTFRKLLERYPETKHAPMAMYALYLIHKGRGEMDKADGYASQLRNKYPNSEFTAQLEGKLTERDALTVEASEAYKGTYETYVERNYRKAKQLATDGLAKYAQTTIGPKFGLLLALTTAQTDGQEAYANELRKVVASFSGTVEAERAQELLMFVDESSQPVGNVPDSPYKVDPKTPHKVIIVFPNSGVDVNALRNKVSDFNRDFNRLQNLQTQTMFLDRERQILVVSGFKELSEAHQYAQNIVGNPQIKTVYSSEIMRIFAIGDANYQTFYRLKDVDEYMTFYEQITTR; encoded by the coding sequence ATGCGCATATATAAAGTGTCATTCGTTGTTCTCATTGCCGGGCTGGTTTTCAGCTCTTGCAGTAGGACGAAGGACAACTTCTTTAGTAGAACGTACCACCAAATGACGTCGAAGTTCAACCCATTGTTCAATGGGGAGCAGGCGTATCTTCAAGGATATACGACGTTAAAAACAGGTCACGTTAACAACTACGATGACATCATTGAGCTGTACCCATTCGGCAGTGCAGAGCAGGCGCAATCTGTCGTTCCTCAAATGGACCGAGCTATTGAGAAGGCCGTAAAAGTGATTCGTGAACACAGCATGAACATTGGCGGCAAACAGAAGAACCCCTACGTGATTGATGCCTATTTGCTGATGGCAAAGGCCTACTTCATGAAGCAGGATTACTTCAAGGGGCTGGAGGCTTTCAATTATATCATGCAGAAATTTCCAGAGTCGGAGCAGGCAATTGAAGCTCGACTTTGGGCAGGTCGCGCAAATACGCGTATTGAAAGTGAATACGGTGCTCGCAAAGAATTTGAAGAACTCTATAGAGATAGAGATGTAAGCGATCGATTGAAGCCTCACGTATATGCTTCTTTTGCCGAGCTCGAAATCAAATACAACAATTACGAGGAGGCCATCAACCTTTTAAATGAAGCACTTGATGCGGATCCCGATCGAGAAGATAGAGTGCGTTGGAGATATGCACTCGGACAATTGTACGAGCGCATGAAGTTCCGCCAGGAGGCGAGTGATGCGTTTGAGAAAGTGGTGAGAGACCACCCCGCAGACTACGAGTTTTATTTGAATGCTCAGTTGATGCGCGCGCTGAATTACGACGTGGACTTAGGCAATGTAATGGCGGTTTATGACGACTTGGAAGACATGGCCAAAGATGACAAGAACACGGAGTATCGCGACCGTATTTACTACATCATGGCACTCTTGGCTTTGGAAGATCAAGACTACATGAAGGCGGAAGAAAGTTTGAAGAAATCCGTTCGATTGAGTGAGGGGAACAACGAACAACGCGGACTGTCGTATGCGAAGTTGGCTGAAATTAATTTTGATTTTAGAGCCTATGTTCCCGCACAAGCTTATTACGATACTGCATTTTCAACTTTGCCAAGAACCCACAGCCTTTTTCCAAAGGTGGAGCGATTCCGTTCTAGTTTAAGTGATTTGGTGAATCAAATCAATACCATTGAAACGAATGATAGTCTCATTCGCTTAGCCGGTATGTCCATCACACAGCAACGCGCCATTTTTGAAGAGTATATCGCAAACTTGAAGGAACGCGAAGAAGCGGCCGCTGAGCGCGAGCGGAATTTGGCATTGAACCGTGCATTGGCTCAGGAATCGGCGGCTATGGGAACAGGTCCAACTGCGGGCTTGGGAACTGGGACGTGGTATTTTTACAATGAAACCACGCGTTCATCGGGTGTTGGGGAGTTCACCAGCTTCTGGGGAAGAAGAGAGTTGACCGATAATTGGCGTCAAGCGGCGAAAGCCAGTTCGGCCATACAAGTAGCTTCCAACGAGGGCGAAGGTGAGGAGTCAGAAGGCAATCCAGATGATGAAGTGAAATCGGGAACACCTACGGGAGAGCAGAAATACAATATTGATGCATACCTGGCTCAGGTTCCAAAATCGGAGGAGTCCATTGAAGCGCTGCATTTAGAGAATCAAGATGCTTACATCCGTTTAGCAAGCATCTATCAGCAAGAAATTGAAGATGAACAAGAGGCGGTAAATACTTTCCGAAAACTTCTTGAGCGCTATCCAGAAACCAAGCATGCTCCAATGGCGATGTATGCTTTGTACTTGATTCACAAGGGCAGAGGAGAGATGGATAAAGCGGATGGTTATGCCTCTCAATTGAGAAACAAATACCCAAATAGCGAGTTCACAGCTCAATTGGAGGGCAAACTCACCGAGCGCGACGCGCTTACGGTGGAGGCGAGTGAAGCATATAAGGGCACCTACGAAACCTATGTGGAACGCAATTACAGAAAGGCGAAACAACTTGCGACGGACGGGTTGGCAAAATATGCTCAAACAACCATAGGCCCTAAGTTTGGTTTGCTCTTGGCACTCACCACAGCCCAAACCGATGGACAGGAGGCTTATGCCAACGAACTGAGAAAGGTCGTTGCATCGTTTAGTGGAACTGTAGAAGCAGAGCGGGCTCAGGAGCTTTTGATGTTTGTCGATGAATCTTCGCAACCGGTAGGCAATGTGCCCGATTCCCCCTACAAGGTAGATCCGAAGACTCCGCATAAAGTCATTATCGTGTTCCCGAATAGTGGGGTTGATGTCAATGCGCTTCGAAATAAAGTGAGTGATTTCAATCGCGATTTCAACCGACTACAAAACCTTCAAACCCAAACCATGTTCCTCGATCGAGAGCGCCAGATCCTTGTAGTGAGTGGCTTCAAAGAGTTGTCGGAAGCACATCAATACGCGCAGAACATTGTTGGGAATCCACAGATAAAGACCGTGTACTCTTCAGAGATTATGCGGATATTTGCGATTGGTGACGCGAACTATCAAACGTTCTATAGGTTAAAGGACGTAGATGAGTACATGACGTTTTACGAGCAAATCACGACAAGATGA
- the rnhA gene encoding ribonuclease HI translates to MGEIQIYTDGSSRGNPGPGGFGTILVGGKRQKEISGGFRRTTNNRMELLAVIVGLEALKLPNLKVLVVSDSKYVVDAVEKGWIVNWQKRGYAKVKNPDLWKRFMQVYAKHQVRFQWVKGHNNHPMNERCDKLAYAAASSNPTAIDHGFEAMERSGLL, encoded by the coding sequence ATGGGGGAAATTCAGATTTACACAGATGGATCTTCTCGTGGAAACCCTGGCCCAGGTGGCTTTGGAACCATCTTGGTTGGAGGAAAACGTCAGAAAGAGATTTCGGGAGGTTTTAGAAGAACCACAAATAACCGAATGGAACTCCTCGCCGTTATTGTTGGCTTAGAGGCATTGAAACTTCCCAACTTGAAGGTTCTCGTGGTTTCAGATTCTAAGTATGTAGTGGATGCAGTGGAGAAAGGCTGGATTGTTAATTGGCAAAAAAGAGGATATGCCAAAGTGAAGAACCCAGATCTTTGGAAGCGTTTCATGCAAGTCTATGCCAAGCATCAAGTGCGATTTCAATGGGTAAAAGGCCACAACAACCACCCTATGAACGAGCGTTGTGATAAACTGGCTTATGCTGCCGCATCGAGCAACCCAACCGCCATTGATCACGGCTTTGAGGCCATGGAGAGAAGCGGACTTCTCTAA
- the atpH gene encoding ATP synthase F1 subunit delta, which translates to MTNARAAGRYAKALLDLAVERNELEVVQSDLNTVLASIQESREFRGLLASPVIKPHQKKAVLKAVFGSVLSANTNLFLELLVDHGREGITKQVIESFHAMYLKVKGITHAKITTSVVLSPEMRARFEAMVTQMTGMRVELEEKVDENLIGGFILRVNDQQIDTSVTGQLHKLKQQYKDNLYVADF; encoded by the coding sequence ATGACTAACGCAAGAGCAGCCGGTCGTTATGCCAAAGCCCTTTTGGATCTAGCCGTAGAGCGCAATGAGCTCGAGGTGGTTCAATCGGACTTGAATACGGTTTTGGCGTCTATTCAGGAGAGCAGAGAGTTCAGAGGTCTTTTGGCGAGTCCGGTTATCAAGCCGCACCAAAAGAAGGCCGTATTGAAGGCCGTATTCGGGTCTGTTCTTTCTGCGAATACAAATCTATTCTTGGAACTTTTAGTAGATCACGGTAGAGAAGGTATCACCAAGCAGGTGATTGAAAGCTTCCACGCGATGTACCTCAAGGTAAAGGGAATTACTCATGCGAAAATCACTACCTCTGTAGTGCTTTCACCAGAAATGAGAGCGAGATTCGAAGCAATGGTTACGCAAATGACCGGTATGCGAGTGGAGCTCGAAGAAAAAGTTGATGAGAACCTTATCGGAGGATTTATCCTGCGTGTAAATGATCAACAGATCGACACTAGTGTAACTGGACAGTTGCACAAATTGAAACAACAATACAAAGATAATCTGTACGTGGCGGACTTCTAA